A single window of Terriglobales bacterium DNA harbors:
- a CDS encoding C4-type zinc ribbon domain-containing protein, which produces MLSDLQKLIELQQVDREIQRLQEEVAALPRRVGEIEAKLADTKAQVDKARATIKADETTRRKLESQIQDQQQKISKFRDQSLEVKTNEQYKALMHEIGFAEKEIRRLEDQILEGMLDVDVNEKALKITEAELKAETAEIEKEKAEARKRTAEDEKQLAELNGRREGLRSGINADVLRHYDRVLKFRKSALAEARDHKCSVCQVMLRPQTYNDVRTNEQIIMCDSCQRILYFVPEHEAPPAESADHVQAPAAH; this is translated from the coding sequence ATGCTTTCCGACCTTCAGAAACTCATTGAGCTACAGCAGGTTGACCGCGAAATCCAGCGGTTGCAAGAGGAAGTGGCCGCCTTGCCCCGGCGAGTGGGGGAGATTGAGGCCAAACTGGCCGACACTAAGGCACAGGTGGACAAGGCGCGAGCCACCATTAAGGCTGACGAGACCACCCGGCGCAAGTTAGAGTCCCAGATACAAGACCAGCAGCAGAAAATATCGAAGTTTCGCGATCAATCCCTCGAAGTTAAAACCAACGAACAATATAAAGCGCTGATGCACGAGATCGGCTTTGCCGAAAAAGAGATTCGCCGCCTCGAAGACCAGATATTGGAAGGCATGCTTGACGTGGACGTCAATGAGAAGGCCCTGAAGATTACCGAAGCGGAATTGAAGGCAGAGACGGCGGAGATCGAGAAAGAGAAGGCGGAAGCCCGCAAGCGCACCGCCGAAGACGAGAAGCAGCTAGCTGAGCTGAATGGCCGGCGGGAAGGACTCCGCAGTGGAATCAATGCCGACGTGCTCCGCCATTACGACCGGGTATTGAAATTCCGCAAGAGCGCCCTTGCCGAAGCTCGCGACCACAAGTGTTCAGTCTGCCAGGTAATGCTGCGGCCGCAAACCTACAATGACGTGCGAACTAACGAGCAGATCATCATGTGCGACTCCTGCCAGCGAATCCTTTACTTCGTTCCTGAGCATGAGGCGCCACCAGCCGAATCGGCTGATCACGTACAAGCGCCAGCCGCGCATTAA
- a CDS encoding class I SAM-dependent rRNA methyltransferase, whose translation MRNLLRRPSAFMMDAMPRRSNTSENSKPEVDLPSLVVNARAVARLRAGHVWVYRSDLVSAEGVPPGAMVRVLDQKRKSLGTALYSSSSQIAIRMISSGAVPDLPALLRQRIREALAYREKVVSGTDAYRLVFSEADFLPGLIVDRYNDVLSMQVLTQGMDAETVRDSVLTTLEEQISPAGIVERMDPRVRELEQLPPLQTRLLRGQKSETIVTMNGVHFRFRGLEGQKTGAFLDQRENYAAAAQYAHGEALDVFCYQGGFALHVAPRCSQVTGVDSSRAALEAAEENAKLNGIELEWMEGNAFDLLKDYSAAGKQYDTIVLDPPAFARSKQALNTALRGYKELNLRALKMLRPGGTLVTCSCSYHVSEADFLETVSSSAVDAHRSLRLVEKRGQAKDHPVLLGVPETAYLKCLIFHVSH comes from the coding sequence TTGCGTAATCTGCTTCGCCGGCCATCGGCGTTTATGATGGACGCGATGCCGCGGCGCTCCAATACCTCTGAAAACTCTAAACCGGAGGTGGATCTCCCCTCGCTGGTCGTAAATGCCCGCGCGGTGGCACGGCTCCGTGCCGGCCATGTTTGGGTGTACCGATCGGACCTGGTCTCAGCCGAAGGCGTGCCTCCCGGAGCCATGGTGCGGGTGCTCGACCAGAAAAGAAAGTCACTCGGGACGGCCCTCTACAGCAGCTCCTCGCAAATCGCAATCCGCATGATCTCTTCCGGCGCAGTACCGGACCTTCCCGCTTTATTGAGGCAGCGAATCCGAGAAGCACTGGCCTATCGCGAGAAGGTGGTCAGCGGCACTGATGCCTATCGCCTGGTTTTCAGCGAAGCTGATTTCCTTCCCGGGCTGATCGTTGATCGCTATAACGATGTCCTCTCCATGCAGGTCCTCACGCAGGGAATGGACGCGGAGACAGTGCGTGACTCCGTGCTCACCACCCTCGAGGAGCAAATTTCGCCGGCGGGAATTGTGGAGCGCATGGATCCGCGGGTTCGCGAGCTGGAACAACTCCCGCCACTCCAAACCAGGCTGTTGCGTGGGCAGAAGTCAGAAACCATTGTGACCATGAATGGCGTTCACTTCCGTTTTCGTGGTCTGGAAGGCCAAAAGACCGGAGCATTTCTGGACCAACGGGAAAACTATGCCGCTGCGGCACAATACGCCCATGGAGAGGCGCTGGACGTCTTTTGCTACCAGGGCGGATTCGCCCTGCACGTTGCGCCGCGCTGTTCGCAGGTGACCGGCGTTGACAGTTCCCGTGCAGCCTTGGAAGCGGCGGAAGAGAATGCCAAGCTCAACGGAATTGAGCTTGAATGGATGGAGGGCAATGCCTTCGACCTGCTGAAAGACTATTCGGCTGCCGGAAAACAGTACGACACCATTGTCCTCGATCCGCCCGCATTTGCCCGTTCCAAGCAGGCCCTGAATACGGCGTTGCGAGGGTATAAAGAGCTGAATCTGAGGGCCCTCAAGATGCTGCGGCCGGGTGGAACGCTGGTGACTTGCTCCTGTTCCTATCACGTCAGCGAGGCCGATTTCCTGGAAACCGTCTCCTCCTCCGCCGTAGACGCTCACCGTAGCCTGCGGCTGGTAGAGAAGCGCGGCCAAGCAAAAGACCACCCCGTCCTGCTGGGAGTGCCGGAAACGGCCTATCTGAAGTGCCTCATATTCCATGTAAGTCATTGA
- a CDS encoding Hsp20/alpha crystallin family protein: protein MTVVTRWEPFREFSVLQDRLNRLFQDSLGTGREETLANSGAFVPAVDVYEDEHNVTLKLEVPGIDEKDIDVRVENNTLTVRGERKLEKEEKEENFHRIERSYGSFSRSFTLPSTVDAEKVEADYDKGVLKIRLAKKAEAKPKQIKVNIGQKMVEGKSASKAA from the coding sequence ATGACAGTCGTTACGCGTTGGGAGCCTTTCCGTGAGTTTTCTGTACTACAAGACCGTCTCAACCGTCTGTTCCAGGATTCTCTTGGAACGGGACGCGAAGAGACACTAGCCAACAGCGGTGCGTTCGTCCCCGCAGTGGACGTGTATGAGGATGAACACAACGTCACGTTGAAACTGGAAGTTCCGGGAATTGACGAGAAGGACATTGATGTCCGGGTGGAAAACAACACCTTGACGGTGCGCGGTGAACGCAAGTTGGAGAAAGAAGAAAAGGAGGAGAACTTCCATCGTATTGAGAGGTCCTACGGAAGTTTTAGCCGCTCCTTCACCTTGCCATCTACCGTGGATGCGGAGAAGGTCGAAGCCGACTATGACAAGGGCGTGCTGAAGATCCGCCTTGCCAAAAAGGCTGAAGCCAAACCCAAGCAGATCAAGGTGAACATCGGGCAGAAGATGGTTGAAGGAAAAAGCGCGAGCAAAGCCGCCTAA